Genomic window (Plasmodium knowlesi strain H genome assembly, chromosome: 9):
CAAATTGGCAGATAATGCCCAATTGGGCAGTTGCCAAATTACTACAAATGGCGCAAATGGCCAGGCCACTGGCCTAAATGACAAGGTTGAGGACAAATTGAAGACCATCGTCCATAAGGACAAGGACCCTAACATTCGAACAATGTTaactaaaataaatgaaatgaaaacttTATGTGATCGTGTCCAATGTGTATCCGAGAAatggttaagggtaaagaagaataagatGAATGGTGAATCCTTGTCAGAGGACGACTGGGTAAGGGAATAACcattacacatacatacatatatatatgcacatatatatacgtttatagatatatgtacaacacatctatatatatatatatatatatatatatatatatatatatatattacttcaatTGTAGAATGAAATGTGGACCGAAGTCCAAACTCAAGTCACCGAACTTGACAAGAACATAGGAACGAATAAAGATGACACCGAAGCAGACGGTCTGTGCAAGGATGTTCAATGTACCCATGGTAATGCAGATGGTTGTGTAAGCAAGGATACATGCAAACTTATTGTTAAAGCATTGATGGACATACATAAAATCAAGAAAGAGGGAACAGGTTCAGAAGCGGAACAAGAGAATAATAGAATATTTAAATCTACCATGCGTTGTGTAATACTCAATGCATTCGCACAGAAATTAAGAGAACGTGCAGAAAAGGGTGGTTATGCTTGTGCTGTACAGAGAGGAATTGAAGAGGCCTTCAATGTTGGGGGCACGCAGCGCAATACCTGGTGTAGGGGGAGTGGTAAGGATGATGGTTCATGTGAAGAATGTGAGAGAAGGGAGTGCACGGGTTCAAGAATAGGGGGGAAGACTTACCTGTGGACTGAAGTAATGAATAAGTTAAATACGAACACCAACACCAAAGTACAATCCACATTGtccgaaataaaaaagaaggtcaCTTTATGTGATCGCGTGAATTGCATAGCGAATTGGTACCATAAAGAAAAGGGACAGGGGAAGGGGGAGGTAAGTggccatatatataattgtcCACTTTATGAGATGATAGAATGGTGCACAGTGTACATGTGCACTATATATATTCCCATAGGATGGATGAatatataatacatatatacacatatgttacatatatacctatatatattttacatatacatatatatacatgtacacatatatatacatatatatacatatatatacatatatacatatatatatatacatatatatatatatataataccaccaccaccttaTACAGGAAAAATTCTGGACGGAGCATGTCAAGGCATTGTGGGAAGAACTGTCCGAAGcaatgaaggggaaaggaaatgaCAATGGAAACGGAGTTTGTGCTATGATGGGAGAGAATGGCACTGAAGAGAGGGATGCCACCGATCCTGAAAGGAAGGcgtgcaattatttgcatgccggtctAAAAGCACTGTACAACAATAGTTCGACGGCGACGACGACGTTGTCGCCGTCGTCAACAAGAAAAGATAATCAAGTTTTGAACCATAAACCTTTTAGACGAACGATGGGTTGCTtattacttcacgcttatgcaaagaaaatgaaggacgaagcaaaatgtgaaatagaggctggaataaaaaaagcttttCTGAATGCAGGTAGTTGCAATGGTGGTGCTGGTTCCAGTGGTAAGAAACCTTGTGTTCCGTGCCAATGGGATGAAAACATCCTGGAAACTTGCCAAATTACCACAAATGGCACTCCCGAGAAGGTAGAAAAGAAGTTAGAACATGTAGAATCTGATATTAACAAAACCTCCACTACGAACTTAACggaaataaacaaaacagaGTCTTTATGTGACTATATTAAATGCGCcggacccaaatggttcaaaaagAACCAGGGGAAGAATGGTGGTGCTGCTACTAACAAGACATGGGTAAGTACTACCACAACCAATACAACCACCACAACACTGATGGggtagagagaaaaaaaaaaaaattcacattccgggtgttggaataaggttgtatgggtattagaataaggttttatgggtgttcgaataaggCTGTAGGgttgctggaataaggttgtgtgggtgttcgaataaggCTGTAGGGGGGTTACaatatggttgttggggtgttagaataaggttgtatgggtgttagaataaggtgtttggggtgttagaataaggttgtatgggtgttagaataaggtgtttggggtgttagaatgaggtgtttggggtgttagaataaggtctgaggggtataagaagaaggttgtacgggtgttagaagtcagattccgggtttaggagggaggtgtcagggtgtaagaacttagattccgggtttaggacaaaggggtcagggtgttagaattcatattccgcgtttaggcagaaggtgtcagggttttagaacttagattccggttttaggaatgaggttgcaggggtactataataaggttgtaggggtgttagaattcggattccgagtttaggttgaaggttgttggggtgttagaatatggttgttctgggggtgttggagttatgttgttggggtgttggaatgatgttgtttggggtgttgtaataaggttttagagttgttagaatatggttgtaagggtgttagaataaggtttaggggttagcgttagctactttagggggggagaggaaaaattcCTCGAAGACCTTGACGGGATACGACaagaaccggatggcagacgaagaccggatactacataaccTATCACTAagcaactacatatatatataaccttttcttttcttttttttttttacagtgtgaatTTTGGGATACGGGTGTCAAACCAACATTGCAGAATATGTTCCAACACATCGCCTCCGAAGGACAGAAGAATGGAAGCAAAACTAATCCTGTATGTGAACagtttggtgatggtaataaTGATAGTgtcgaaagaaaagcttgtaatcatatcacagcagggTTACAACACATTAAGGACATTCAACCAAGTGGTCGTAATGGTCAAGACAACCACCTGCTCGAAcgagcagttggttgtattgctcttaacatgtacgctgatCAAATAATTAATGAAGCGAAAGataaatgtcccattgatgagaacaaaataaaggcaATGTTTGATgattggaataaaaaatataataaatctTCGTCTTCGACTTCGTGTAATAGTGTCAGTGGTGGTAATAATAATGGTTGCTTTGTTtgtaaaagggagaaaagttATGAGGTTTGCCAGCTGAGCGTCGAAGACGCTCTGGTGGAAACATCAATACCATCaccaaatggacaaaattgcgaaaaaaacaaaactgaAGCAATTAAAGTCCAAGATCAAATGAAAAACCTCCTCAACAACGAAGACGACCAATCCCAACCCCAATCCAACTCTACCATTAAATCCAACATAGGGACCACTTTATCTACTATCACTAACATgacctcttctttctgtactcaaatccaatgcgcagcaaaaaaatactacgtaaaaaaaaaaaacaaccctAATGCAAAAAGCAGCGATGTGTCTTGGGTAAGAAAACCAACATCAataacaactacatatatacatatatatacacatatatatgtatatgtatatataagtatatatgtacatatatgtatatgtatatatgtatatatgtatatgtatatatatgtatatatgtatatgtatatgtatatatgtatatgtatatatatatgtatatatgtatatatgtatatatgtatacatatacatatatatttctatctcgcttccttcttcttttatgatcagagtGCCATATACAATGACGCCGCGACCGAATTAGCGGAACTTTTAAAAGATATGAACAACCCTACAAAGCAGAAGAACGTTGACAAATACTGCGACAACGACGCTAATTGGAAGAATTTAggccataaagaaaaacatacaaataaagcagcttgtttgctttttgctgcaggattaGAGCACATTTATACTCATGGTAATGACCAAAAgaagggcccatcgtttgtccaaacgatgggttgtttatttcttaaagaatatgcaaaacaattaaaagaattggcgaataaagaaaaaaagcataagGTACATCCTCGCTGTAGTGTAGATTCGGGCATAGATCACGCTTTTAGCAAAAGTAATATCATTATGAATGACACACCTCCATGCAGTAATGgtaataattcttgttttgtgtgcacacaagacgattataataattgccaaattggcaAGGATGAAGTAAAGCCCAAAGTTGAAGCAATATTCAAAGACCAACGGAACAAAGAacatatgcaacaaacattagagaatacagtctgtcccatccttcttacggatatccttaccccttttcttcctttggctcctgtctctattggcctttctgctatggcttattacctttggaaggtaagataaaaaaaaaaaaaaaaaattaatgaaaaaaaaaaattaatgaaaaaaaaaaattttaatggacaaaattaattgttaaaaggaaaaaattttttttttaatgcttaataggaaaaaaaaattttaatggttaaaaggaaaaaagaaaatttttaatggttaaaaggaaaaaaaaatttttttaaatggttaaaaggaaaaaaaaaattctttaatggttaaaaggaaaaaaatttttttttttttaatggttaaaagaataaaaaaaaattttttctaatgattaaaaggaaaaaaaaaattttaatgtgtaagaagaatatttcacaatcttcttagcaaaaatatcctctcattttttttttttttttttttttgtagtattttggtcctcttggtaaaggaggagcacgtttcagaagatctcctgctgaaattcctggttcatcagtacaggaacaagtcctcgatcatgtgcaacaagatagttcacatgaatatcgtttggtgaaagaacgaaaacctcgttctgctccaacgagaacgaaacgttctggtcccgtgaatcgtcgcacgattattgaaattcattttgaagtgttggatgaatgtcaaaaaggggacacacaattggctcagaaggattttctggaacttttggttcaggagttcatgggatccgaattaatggaagaagaacaggtttctaaggaagaagttcctatggaaagtgttccaatggaacttgttcctattgaagaggttccaagtttaggttccgggttactggtttaaggttcagtgttcatggtctcaggttcacggtttaaggtttaaggttcagtgtttagggttcatggtcccaggttcagtgttcaggttttatggtttcagggtttagggttccggctttagggttaagggtaaggtggtttcccgtttaaaaataaggtagttTGTGGGTGTGTGGAAAGGGCTTCCATGATTTTGTGTTCCccaggttaaggataaggtaggttcctgttaaaggtaaagttggttccgtgttaaggaagaagacattgttcctaaggaaaatgttccaagggaacgtgttccaaatTTAGGTTTCGgtttcagtgtttagggttcacagtttagggttcatggacCCAAGTTTAGTTTACAGGAGTAGGGTTGTGATTTGAAatagaactttttttttgtgaaaattaaGGCATCCATTTGAACATTGAGAAAAGGGGACGGAAATTtgaatgaggaggaagagaaagaaaatattgtATTTGTGCGATTATTCTGTGTATGATGAAGGAATTTGTATATACTTAGTTCAGCATCTAACAGAAAAACACATCTTACATAAGTAAGACGATTGTATGCAGATACTAATCCATTGGCAACAATGATGTGGTGGTGTATTGTTTGAAGATGTGGGTGGGAGGCAGCTTTATTCGAATCATTTATTAGAAAATATtcgaaaaaaatcaaaacgaCGTATGGTGTTGCATTCCATAAATTcttctatacatatattttaaatggGGTAGCCACCTTCAGCAGAAAACCGCATTTTTCTGCACATTTCTAAATTTTGTCGAATTTAATTTAAATCCTGTTTCGAAAATAGTTGTGACCACGAAGTTCAttatttattccttccatttttttttttttttttaacagaaTACCTATATAATGTAATATGCAAACTATTACATGAATATGTAGAGTTTGAATATGTAATTAAATGGCAGTGATATATGTTTACGTCTCTATTTTTTGATCATCGAAAAGTTTATTAAActatttgtttcttcttttaagctctatatgcacatatattatTAACTTCCCACAGGAACCATGTTTTTTCGACATACAACAATTGAATACAATATTCGTTTAATTCATCACCAccctcttatttttttaagtggatatttttttctttcctcaaGTGAACttatttctctcttttttaaatccatatagtaaaaaattcgaaagcatagaaaaaaaaaaaaaaaaaaaaaaaaaaaattaatacacAATAAAATGATCAAAACTAatcaacataaaaaaaaattaaataaaaactaTAATACGTAAAAGCACATGGGGCGGTTACACGTTAGTGTACTTACACCATTTCATTTGACAGACCAtttggaggaaggaagaaaaagccAATCGTCTCCCACCTTTtctggtaaaaaaaaaaaaaggattattAACAATTGTTGGAGGGGGAAGAGACTTTAACGTTGGAACAGGAATTGAATAAGGGGGTGACCATAaccacaaaatgggaaatgtCGCATTAACTAATTTCCTACACAAGGGGGTTGTGGGAAGTACCTCCCACCTTCCGCTCCCATTCTCCCCCCCTCAATATTTCTGACAGCGCATCATAACGAAGTTGGAGGTGTCGGTAAATTCGGAGAACTTTGCCTCGTAGAGATCTTGGCTTAAATTGAGAAAGGGGCTAATAAAATAGTGACTCGGGGGGGTGAACAACTGTATGTCGTAATTCCCGTTTTTTAATTGTTCCAGGAATTCTTGAGATCCATCCCTGTTCTTTCTATACACATATAGAAAAATGCCATTTGTTTTCAATGTTAAGTTAATTATATGGATAAGTGATGGTACGATTTTTTTATCGTATATTAAATCACTCCCAATAATGTAGTCAAATGTGACAATTTGCTCGTTCTGATGTGGATATGTATCCTCATTGGTCCAATCGATATTGcatacttttattttattcctccATGTTGAATCTAGTTTGCTAAAGAGTTCTTCATTTAATAGGATATTATGCGAAATATTATTTAGAGTGAATGGGTTTACATCGCTAATGACTACTTGCTCCGGTCCTTGGTCGGTTCCGTTGCGAAAAATGTTTGCATGTGTGAAAAGTGAAATGCTCCCTAGTCCACTTCCTGCACCGAGTTCCAACACTAGTTTGTTGTTAAAAAGTGTGTTATTCTGGACGCACAAATCACAGATCCATTTGCTCATCGTGAGACAGCACTCCCAAATGTTAATCCCTGTGATGTCATTATGGGAGTGGATTTCTTCTCCCGATGTTCTGCCATCCTCAAATGAATTTCCAAAATAGTTTAGCCCAATTTCTCTTATTCGTATAATGGcctcttcttcgttttccccgttctttatttttgcctCCCTGCTGATGAGCAACTGATGGGTGCATTCCtgaattatttttgcatCTCCCAGGTTTGTCGTGAATGATGTGTCTTCGTGACCACTGGGTGCGTTGTCCTGACGGTTGGCTACGCCGTTTACGTTACTCATTATGTTCTCACCTTGATCGTCCAGCACACTAGACATGGGGTGGCTCAGAACAAGGTGCAAAATATTTTCGTCTTGGGCGTTGAATGCCTCCGACAGAATGTTCTTACTAAATTCGTTTTTCCTTAGAAGGTCGATTTTGTTTGCTCCCTTGTATAGGCGAATTTGTTCCTCCCACGTTTCTCTCTGACCgcttaaaatattatttccCACATTGTTACCACTGTCTCCATTGCTCAATCTGTTATAATTATTATCAGAGAAAATATTCCCGAAAAAATTCATCgagtttattttatttttggcaTGGACACTTAGCTGATATTCCTCCTTCATTAGAGAACTATGCGAAAAATCTTCCCTCATATTTTCATAcagttcgttttttttcctttccactgTGGTATATTCTTTGCTATATAGAAGGTAATCGAAAAGTAGTACTTCCTTTACAGCTTCGTAATGTTTATTCTGTATGGCCCACATGAGGGGGCTATTTCCACTGGCATTCAGTTGGTTATGTCCAATTGCGCATTCATATAGCAGAAAGCGAATCATGTCTACATTGTTATTTGCGCatgcaaaatgaaggagtgtgttttcattttcgtcctTCACATCGTTAATTGAGCTTATATTCCCATGTTGAAGGATTCTTTTAACTTCCACAATGTCGTCCGTCCTTACGTAATAAATCAGGTCATCGATCTCATCATCCAGGTTATTGCTGTTGTTATTTACGGGAGTAGCACTCTGGCATTCTTCATCTGCCAttatgacaatttttttgtgtagtGAAATTTGGGGGAATGCGGTGAATATCGCCTGAATAGTATCCTCAAAGATTTATACTTCGTCGTGATGACGATGCGGGCGCATATGCAAGGTGCGTCTGACCTTCCTAATGTAGTGTCAGTATGCACTGCGCTCTGCACAGATCACAAGGAGGGCTCAATGAACGTGTTATGCCCCCGTGTCAACGTTTGGGGGTGGACTGAATTTGACAATAAGGTACATACAAGGGAAAATAAGTAATTAAGAATATACGAACGTATTAATGTATACAAGTGCGAACAAAGGGATCCATGAGAGGTACCATGCGAGCATGCTCCATTTTTCGTCGCCCTGTTCTAACAACCGCGCGCAACTGTAAAATTATATACGACCACGGTAGTGACGTTTTCCCGTATGTTATTGATACGTATATTCCTtggtatattttttcttaatatgttttcttttaacatAATGATATGCTTCGGGAacaggggaggaagaaaaagaaaaaaaaggaaa
Coding sequences:
- a CDS encoding methyltransferase, putative, whose product is MADEECQSATPVNNNSNNLDDEIDDLIYYVRTDDIVEVKRILQHGNISSINDVKDENENTLLHFACANNNVDMIRFLLYECAIGHNQLNASGNSPLMWAIQNKHYEAVKEVLLFDYLLYSKEYTTVERKKNELYENMREDFSHSSLMKEEYQLSVHAKNKINSMNFFGNIFSDNNYNRLSNGDSGNNVGNNILSGQRETWEEQIRLYKGANKIDLLRKNEFSKNILSEAFNAQDENILHLVLSHPMSSVLDDQGENIMSNVNGVANRQDNAPSGHEDTSFTTNLGDAKIIQECTHQLLISREAKIKNGENEEEAIIRIREIGLNYFGNSFEDGRTSGEEIHSHNDITGINIWECCLTMSKWICDLCVQNNTLFNNKLVLELGAGSGLGSISLFTHANIFRNGTDQGPEQVVISDVNPFTLNNISHNILLNEELFSKLDSTWRNKIKVCNIDWTNEDTYPHQNEQIVTFDYIIGSDLIYDKKIVPSLIHIINLTLKTNGIFLYVYRKNRDGSQEFLEQLKNGNYDIQLFTPPSHYFISPFLNLSQDLYEAKFSEFTDTSNFVMMRCQKY
- a CDS encoding SICAvar, type I — protein: MSCGGLKETMEKMFDELRTYLDVLKHSDSAATACKDLVDPRASSGLNHVKEICKVLVKTVYWMGNLQSDGKKKNRVTKEDDWKQYLKCVIGNEVILRVLGNKCKAKELMKVISDTMKKGGSQGNGASGSSICSWVNAHDIDYMNQIIGTEMQEFINKAKKGTKNGGTEGFVNIVSWMPCEGDDKKKEELDQKAKPCHSDRIMDLLEGGMSAKLRTVIDPIEKAKDCIQQKKDGNDKLCERLKCMEYLWNKTDPSAAQGNNTFWNENSGEVKKLWEELSGAMTKNDTNGNEDCNKLQNPSDKTACNYLHAGFEELYKKPSSPTGDDGILSKNNPSFRQTMGCFLLHAYAKHMKEKATCLIDEGISKAFTLGEGLSANGIKCKWDENNTWENCTIKEGSSQNETEVKNKLNDIVTKDDSKIVEMAKVVNTMDSLCDGVQCVGKRWLKEIKKKPKPGTALTKDDWKDFWEEEVKVKLNSLFNGAPTAGSSGTTDTYCTGIPGSDNANEEACRHMAKLLNHMYTTTNGSPNKYSDQIINCLLLNAYAKKLKDEAKKKGFCSIDEGIEKAFANAGKDKSGSGFSCQWKENDYEKCSITTSATTTENNVKTNVESLFSKNKQTEDPQIQQTLINFNKNNTLCERVKCAAKWYKDTTGKEKFWEEYVKGKLSSVLSDTAVSNGGTTDYCKNGSLDNANKEACKLFTAKLELMYKNQNGSAGNNKLSDQIIQCSLLKAYAEKLKDKAQKEGYCDIESGLKEAFEQSSAIMNNGASQCGTGTNDNKCFECKWDDNTMNDLNGCTTGSNNDNVKDKVESTLEVHDQTKDPQIQQTLTNINNKNPLCRRLQCLASRVHALTTSSTHGASTTSAKDFWTEKGEVATLWKELSDAMKGKGKNGNEECNNLTTPSEKTACKFLHGGFQELYKDTAGTPSPSGGDNKLLSNPSFRQTMGCFLLHAYAKHMKEKATCLIDEGIEKAFELGEKLSSNGTNDNCKGGKTCIPCKLADNAQLGSCQITTNGANGQATGLNDKVEDKLKTIVHKDKDPNIRTMLTKINEMKTLCDRVQCVSEKWLRVKKNKMNGESLSEDDWNEMWTEVQTQVTELDKNIGTNKDDTEADGLCKDVQCTHGNADGCVSKDTCKLIVKALMDIHKIKKEGTGSEAEQENNRIFKSTMRCVILNAFAQKLRERAEKGGYACAVQRGIEEAFNVGGTQRNTWCRGSGKDDGSCEECERRECTGSRIGGKTYLWTEVMNKLNTNTNTKVQSTLSEIKKKVTLCDRVNCIANWYHKEKGQGKGEEKFWTEHVKALWEELSEAMKGKGNDNGNGVCAMMGENGTEERDATDPERKACNYLHAGLKALYNNSSTATTTLSPSSTRKDNQVLNHKPFRRTMGCLLLHAYAKKMKDEAKCEIEAGIKKAFLNAGSCNGGAGSSGKKPCVPCQWDENILETCQITTNGTPEKVEKKLEHVESDINKTSTTNLTEINKTESLCDYIKCAGPKWFKKNQGKNGGAATNKTWCEFWDTGVKPTLQNMFQHIASEGQKNGSKTNPVCEQFGDGNNDSVERKACNHITAGLQHIKDIQPSGRNGQDNHLLERAVGCIALNMYADQIINEAKDKCPIDENKIKAMFDDWNKKYNKSSSSTSCNSVSGGNNNGCFVCKREKSYEVCQLSVEDALVETSIPSPNGQNCEKNKTEAIKVQDQMKNLLNNEDDQSQPQSNSTIKSNIGTTLSTITNMTSSFCTQIQCAAKKYYVKKKNNPNAKSSDVSWSAIYNDAATELAELLKDMNNPTKQKNVDKYCDNDANWKNLGHKEKHTNKAACLLFAAGLEHIYTHGNDQKKGPSFVQTMGCLFLKEYAKQLKELANKEKKHKVHPRCSVDSGIDHAFSKSNIIMNDTPPCSNGNNSCFVCTQDDYNNCQIGKDEVKPKVEAIFKDQRNKEHMQQTLENTVCPILLTDILTPFLPLAPVSIGLSAMAYYLWKYFGPLGKGGARFRRSPAEIPGSSVQEQVLDHVQQDSSHEYRLVKERKPRSAPTRTKRSGPVNRRTIIEIHFEVLDECQKGDTQLAQKDFLELLVQEFMGSELMEEEQVSKEEVPMESVPMELVPIEEVPSLGSGLLV